The following proteins are co-located in the [Pasteurella] mairii genome:
- the dnaN gene encoding DNA polymerase III subunit beta, translating to MQFIVSRENLLKPLQQVCGVLSNRPNIPVLNNVLLQITGDRLTLTGTDLEVELSTQTQLSQAEQDGTFTIPAKKFLDICRSFAEDAEITVKFEEDRAIVRSGRSKFNLTTLSAEEYPNLADWQSQVDFSLSHSTLRRLIEATQFSMANQDARYFLNGMKFETEGNLLRTVATDGHRLAVCTIALEQDLQTHSVILPRKGVLELARLLENSDQQARLQIGTNNLRIDLGSVIFTSKLIDGRFPDYRRVLPRNAQRIMVGNWETLKQAFARAAILSNDKVRTVRLQLSENAMKITATNSEQEVAEELIDVNYSGEEMEVGFNVSYILDVLNALKCQQVRMRLTDASSSCLIEDVDDASAEYVIMPMRL from the coding sequence ATGCAATTTATTGTTTCAAGAGAAAATTTATTAAAACCATTACAGCAAGTTTGTGGCGTATTGAGTAATCGTCCGAATATTCCTGTGTTAAACAATGTGTTATTGCAAATTACCGGCGACCGTTTGACCTTAACCGGGACGGATTTGGAAGTCGAGTTATCCACTCAAACCCAACTTTCACAAGCGGAACAAGACGGAACCTTTACCATTCCGGCGAAAAAATTTCTTGATATTTGCCGCAGTTTTGCCGAAGACGCGGAAATTACGGTGAAGTTCGAAGAAGATCGTGCCATTGTGCGTTCTGGGCGGAGTAAATTTAATTTGACCACCTTATCGGCGGAAGAATATCCAAATTTAGCAGATTGGCAATCGCAAGTGGATTTTAGCTTGTCGCACAGCACCTTGCGTCGTTTAATTGAGGCTACTCAATTTTCTATGGCAAATCAAGATGCACGTTATTTTTTAAATGGGATGAAATTTGAAACCGAAGGCAATTTGTTGCGCACAGTGGCAACTGATGGGCATCGTTTGGCGGTTTGTACTATTGCGTTAGAGCAAGATTTGCAAACCCATTCCGTAATTTTGCCGCGCAAAGGTGTGTTGGAGTTGGCGCGTTTGTTGGAAAATAGCGATCAGCAAGCTCGTTTACAAATCGGTACTAATAATTTGCGGATTGATTTAGGCAGTGTGATTTTTACCTCGAAATTAATTGATGGACGTTTTCCAGATTATCGTCGCGTATTGCCACGTAATGCGCAGCGCATTATGGTGGGAAATTGGGAAACACTAAAACAAGCTTTTGCCCGGGCGGCGATTTTATCAAATGACAAGGTGCGAACTGTGCGTTTGCAGTTGAGTGAAAATGCCATGAAAATTACTGCTACTAACTCCGAGCAAGAAGTGGCGGAGGAGCTGATCGATGTCAATTACAGCGGCGAAGAAATGGAAGTCGGTTTTAATGTCAGTTATATTCTTGATGTGCTTAATGCTTTGAAATGTCAGCAAGTTCGGATGCGTTTAACGGATGCCTCTTCCAGTTGCTTGATTGAAGATGTAGATGATGCCAGCGCGGAATATGTGATTATGCCGATGCGATTATAA